The nucleotide sequence ataaaaaaaattctttccagtagcactttagagaccaactaagaacaaacttagttggtctctaaggtgctactggaaagaattttttcagagtccatgacacctttggtaaaggctgttctccaactggagtgctcacaggccagtgtttcccagttgttggtgtttatcctacattttttaagatttgccttgagagcgtctttaagcctcttttgttgtccactggcattttgctttctatttttaaattcaGAATTTTAAATTCAGAATAGAGTACAGGCATGGGGAAACCTCAGTCTTCTGGGTGGGGAATAATCTCTATCAGGCCTGTGGCTACATCCCTTTAGGGCTCCGTTTTGCCCCTTCCTCTACTgattttgtgtggctggaatgtgcccttgagccATAATGGAGGATGGAGAGCTTAACACTGGTATGCGGGAACCCCTCCTCACAATCACTGAAGTGGTCAAACCGGTCTCTTTGTGTTAAACCAGTCTCTTTGCTAATGTCCTTAAGAAAGCCTTGAACAGCATTTTTTGTTAAAGGGGATTAAAGAGTTGGCCCCGTACAGGTGTGTTGCCATAGAAACGGCTTGCCAGGGGTGCTTTTCAGGAGGAGTGGTGCGCAGGCCTTCCCTCCAGCACCACACCTTGCTAGAGGGTAGGAGGACAATAGGGGATGAGCCAAGAAACCtaatgcagtgggggggggagagacacacatcTTTTGTGGTGCTATTGTCACAAGCCCTTCCATCATATGCTCCAcctgtgtgtgtaaataaaaccatataacacaaaggctgcatacacaccatacatttaaagcacacggctgctcccaaagaatcctgggaactgtagtttgccccacaTGGAGCTGCCTTTCCCGGCACCCTTAACAAGTTACAGTTTCTAGGGTGGTTTGTTTGGGGAAGGGTGtggagaatgtgctttaaaagtgtaGCCGAAGACttattaagattaagatttgTTGAGAAaaaagattttacaatgttataaagttactaaagaagatttgaaatgaacgcagaagagaggatgtgaggaggtccccaaacaatgtcaggaataagataaggacagttaaataagtgttttttgtagttttgtagtttctgttgttttttgtattttgtgtatgttttattgttaaaatttaataaattcctttaaaaaataaaaaataaaagtgtagccgaagacaccacagtttccaaTGGCCTTCGTTCCAAGGAAACCGATCCGAGGTATGCGGTAGGTACCCCTTAAACCTCTCACCACTTAGAGATTGGCCACACACAGCAAAAATGAGCCAACTGACTGTGCCGCTCACTCTGGTGTACTTGAGAAAGTTCTGGAGAtgcctgtcacaaaatggctgctgcataACACAAAACGACCAACACATCTAAAAGAACAGGGAAAAAAGGCAGGGGCAGGAAGACAAAATggcatggcatttcttctcctcATCCCACAAATTGTTGGGAAATGAGAGGAACCTACCTGTATAGCAGCTAAGGTTGTGCTTGCTAGTTCTTTGTTCAAAACTAGGAGGAGAGTGTCCAAGTCTTGGCAACCATTGGAGCAGGGTCACATTTAAGGGAGTGTGTTCAATGTAGTGGAGGCCATGCCAGTGAAGCACAAACCGAGCAGTATTATGGGGTTTTTGAGAGGATATTTAGTTGCTTTAGGTGGTGTTAGTGAGTACACTGATAGCCCCAAATTGGTCAACCCCAGTAGGGAGAGTGTGACGCCACAATGATCTTTCCCCTATGAATTGCAGAGGGAGACGGAAGCTGAGAGGAAGAATATAATCCGGGAGTGGGAAGAGCTGCGAAGGTTTATCGAAGACCAGGAAAAACTCGTGTTGAAGAGGCTGCAAAAGCTGGACAATGACATTGTTAGGAGGAGAGACGAGAGTGTTTTGGAAGGCTCTGAGCAAGCAACATTTCATGAAAACAGAGAAAGCAACCAGAATCCACTTGTGAAGGTGGGGAATCCCTGTCTTATTTATAatcattacatttgtatcccgcctttcctccaaggagctcaagtcaAGGTGGCACACGTGGTTCTCCCCTcgttttagcctcacaacaaccctccgaaatggtttaggctgagagattgcAACTGGCTTTAGGTCACCCAACCAGCTTCATGGCCAATTGGGGATTGAGCCTTTGTCTCCCAGGCaccctaaccactatgccacactgtgCCAAGGACAAATCAAAAGTTTTAAACAGTGCAATTCTCTGTGTGTCTTCTCAGATGCAAGcaccattgaatttagtggggcttacacCCAAGTAggtgagcataggattgcagccatattGGATTAATTGGCACAGTGGTgacccccccctttctctctccctctctataGAAAAAATAATAGAGGATTAAATGTTTGTTGCTGCGTATTTAATTAAAACTGGAAGCCACgtatctatttatttttaaaaaaagaattgttttatTGAGGTTTTTAGAAGATAGATGCAAACCAAAATAAGagaataaaaaaacaactatGTTCATTTTTTATGGGGAAAGTTACAGGGAAGGGTTAACCAGAATGATACAGATGCCTGattcttgtcttctctcccccccttctctctccccccccccacgtagaGCTTCAGAATGGCTGAAAGTGGGTATGTTTTGCCCAATATTTATCTTTCAATGTGTTAAACTACTTTGGAACTGGCTTGGACAATGATGTAGATAGAAGTGGGACTAGAACAGGGGGTGAGGTGTCCGTTTTCCTAAATTCCTTTATCATTATCAAAAGGTCCCATCCTTTGGGGGTTTTGAGAGGGGGGGGTGGTTCACTGCAAAATATTTCTACAGCTAGTCCAGGAAGCACTGCTGCCTGTCAGAACAATTACTGGTAGTATGCCCCAAGTGCTGGATCACATTTTGTATGGGGTTTCTGATTGGTTGGGGTCTCTGGTTGGGATCGCTCAAGAAGAACGAAGCAGGAAATAAATGACATCAAAACAGCCACAGGGAGACAAAATTGTATGGGAAAGCGGAATAGGAAAAATAGGGTTAAGGGGTGTCCAGCTCCAGGAAGTTGCTAACTACAAGATGACAATAAATCAGGAGAACCTTTGCAACAACACTAAGTGGGATCGATTATTCACTTACTGTCTCTTCATCAGGAAGAATGGGGCATTTCCTGAGTTGGAAAGCGGTTTTCTGGAACTGGAACAGAGGATAAGACATTTTTCAGAGAAGAGGATGGTATTGCAAGAGGTGCTACTGGCATTTAAAGGT is from Lacerta agilis isolate rLacAgi1 chromosome 2, rLacAgi1.pri, whole genome shotgun sequence and encodes:
- the LOC117042822 gene encoding tripartite motif-containing protein 10-like, whose protein sequence is MESDASWVLQDSVNDEREEIKAQRRRKSEDLLRETEAERKNIIREWEELRRFIEDQEKLVLKRLQKLDNDIVRRRDESVLEGSEQATFHENRESNQNPLVKSFRMAESGYVLPNIYLSMC